tcatattttgagtgtgtttccaacctaGTGAGGTAAACCTCTTCACTGTGACAACGGAGGAAGCCCAATTTCACGAATgcggtaattatattaattctttttaagactaaTTGCACAGTTATTAATTGAATTACGATTATCATTGaataattgtcatttcaattgatgggttatacttgcTTAAAGGTTTTGATATCCATACTTTATATTTACAACCATTACTTTTGAAATCTACTTTAGGAAATGAATTAGATTCAATGAAACTTTATATTATGAGctattattgtttagaattggtatttgaactgcatgaaattgaagtatggtggaatcccgagtctcggtCTCCCTTCATCCTATgaccatattttgtatatatattttcttatttttagtattttctatATTTAAgcctaaatcaatctcaacaaagtccaagTGAACGACAATCTTTTTACTACTATATAAAATTCCATcataagtctgcttagaaattaagcattcaatctccaccgttagatgatatTATCTTAtcacgcacaaatgaaatgtactattatttatatatgggttaccgtacctaaacgtgcatattgagttggctcaataacagttaaccgaagttagccatatgaacacttttgtcttagccgtattcatctagcacttctagatcaaaaatgaagatcaatcaatcatgatagataatcaaatgaatctaattgtgtttcaaatgtaGTTGGTCAATTGTTCACTatgtcatagaaatatatatgaacaaattgaatcaaaatcagtttggttcgtaatcgtacaaagtacttatacaagaatcaattcatgaacattaagccacggtttacaaagttagtttggattccttcaatcataaatgttttaattcatgagtatgagaatcatacataaccgattcaccactgtgttcgcaaactaggtacgcgaacaacaactcTGTACCTTGGCCTAGACAAGACGTTCGCAAACCTGGTTCACGAACAACTGTCCCGGACCCAACTTTGGTAAACTTGTTCGCAtattaggtacgcaaacaagagtttcagaGCTTCTCatgtaaatccgttcgcatactaggtacgcaaacaagagttccgaacCTGGATCATCACAAtatagttcgcatactaggtatgcataccatgttgtatccagacatgggtaattgttctaaaatctcatttcaatcatcgaagcatccttggaagacgaaaatAGTAATCTCACACATATCATTAGCTTAAAgtacttttcaagtgatcgaatgatcaatacgaaacttcctgagctaacatcaaatgactgtctcaaactaatcatataagatgttcaaggtaatttcacACGATCATattttgaattaatatttagtttccaataaatagACTGTTTCCATCTAAACTCGTCAAGAgtacgatgaacatagctaaagcaaaaagcttccaacacatatttcgagaaatagataagcgagataaactcggctccaaATATCATATGTGTAtagtgtaaaagtctatatagctatactacttagtctcattagaagatagaatagaatagacttttgtgagatagataagttttagtctctacataccttttgttgatgaagtttctccaagctcctcagtagatctacTTCTCCAATTggtgaactccgtgaagtctaaatctcaactacacattctatcctaatccgagacatggctataagtagagtataaatcaagtatatatttttgatcaactaaacttgacaaacaaaattGAGATAGCAaccttgcgagtttgaccgagtagtgctctaataccaaccacaaaaaaagaagagaaaaaagaccAATAACTAAACCAAACATAAAAACCCAACCAAATTAAAGGGGATCAGAAAACAGCTCCGTCCATCTGGTAATAACATCGCCAACCACAATACCAGACGTACAAGGGGAGTATTTAGCCCAGTTGTAGACTATAAGTTTAACCTCAATAATTAGATCGTCCACTTTTCCTTTTTTGTTGTCGAATATGCGAGCATTAAGTTCATTCCAAATGACCCAAAAAATTGCAGCAGGTAGACTCTTTCATACCTCCTTACCACGAGCAGACAAACAAGAAGTTGACCATGTCTTAGTGAGATCCATAGTAGACAGCGATAAGTTGAGATTCTTGTTAGCTTCCAGACAGAAATACCTCCAGAGTTGTTTAGTAAAACAACAATCCAAGAATAAATGAGCATTGGTTTCAGAAGAAACATTGCAGAGGCAACAAGAATTATTATAGAATTACCACTAGAAGTGACCATCGCAGATCTTCTTGAATATATATAATCTAAAGTAGGGAGCCTATTTAGAGTACACtgccacaaaaaaaaacaattttatgGGGCCAATCTCGAGACCAAATCTTCTTGTAAGGAAAATCTTGTGCCTGAACATCAGCCATGGACTTGTGATAAGAAGATCTAACGGAAAAAACTCCAGATTTGTTATCAACCCAAATAATAAAGTGAGTTAAGTGACATTTGTTTATCATTATCGCCTGATTAGTGTATATTTTCACTATGGTCGAAtcatttaatttttgattttatgtttttttaaaagaagtacatCAATGCCACGTATGCACGTGGTCATGCAATCCTTATCACGGTTTCTAGACTCGTATGAGTCACCACTGAAATATAAAAATTATTTCGTCTCGGATTATGAATTTACTTTTATCATGCTTATAACATACATTGTGAATTGATTGAGTCACGTAACAAATCTACCAAGATGACttgtaaatcatttttttttcatttttgtgcaTTCCGGGGAAGTATCTAGTCTAGTTAGTAGTTTTTATCATTGTCTTTAGACTCCTACAAGTGACCACTGGAATATGAAAATCTTTTGGATTGTGAATTGTGTTTTTACCGTAGCTCGGAAGATTCATTACGGATCAAATGAGTCACATAATGATTTTACCGAGCTAACTCATAAATTATTGTGTTCCTATTTCCGTGTTTAacccaatttttcttttatcctaGTGAGAATCGAACCTAAAACACCCTGCAACCTTATATTGGGGTCATATCCATTACACAACATACTATTTCATCTATATGTATCATATGTCATGTAATTATCATTTAATTATGCCTAGATACTAGCTGGGCGCCTAACGCCTTTTTGAATTGCCACTCCTATCCTATGAAATAGAAAACTGTCGGTACCACAATTTGAAATAGAAAACTGTCGGTACCACAATTTACGTCGTTGTTTTGCAAGACAGTTTTTAAGACTTTTCAAGAAAGCAGTCGTGTCTTCGCGAAGTTCGCCTAAAGTAGTGAATGCTAGGATACCAAAACTGTAGCCGTTAAACTCGCATGTGTCTAAATATTTGTTGCATTTTCGAAGATCAGCTATGATGATTGCTTGATCCGATGAGAAATATCCAAGATCACTCGTAAACGGAGAAACTCCTGTGACATCTAGGAAAGTATCCTTTCTATTATCTCAATTATAAACTAGCAACTCAGCCGTCAATAATGCGTTATTCCTGTCAGATACAAAACCTAGTGGTGCTTCCTTTCTAGCTGAAACTCCTGCACGGAAACGAATATCTACAAAGACATCCCTAACCAAATCGTGCCTGAATTTAAGTCTGACTTCGCTGGCAAAGTGGAGTGCGTTGTCTCCGTATATATCCATCTCTCTCTGGAAACTATTACAGCGACTACCAGCTGGAAAAAGAGGATTCCAAGACGATAGCTGAGCACACTTATGAATTGTCTAGGGACGAGAGTTTGGTTTAGGCCACTTATTGGCAAAACGAGTAAATAATCCTGAGCGTGTTTCTTGCGGTTGCATTGCCATAACACAACATCGCGGACAGACATCTGGAAGGCAGTGGGTAATTGCTTCTTTACTCCTTCAAAGTATGTTATCGTCAGTGTATGCATAGAATGCATGGGAGGGGGGCGTTAACTTCAAAGCTGAGTGTAGGAGTTTTAACACCACATACCGGCGTGTATGTCAGTAAAGCTTGCTGACAAGCAGAACTTGGACTCTCAGGATTGATGTTTCTTAATATGATGCTTTGTACAGACTGGGTTTGAAATTAGGACGCCAGGTAACAATAATTGGATGTATCCGACATAGTGTATATCCCTAGTCCGCCATCTTTGATAGGGAGAGTTGTTATCCGGTATTGTAAAGGGCCAAACCCTGCTCCATCCACTGTGATCAACAGTCGCAAGTATTGAAATAGGTGATGGTCGAAGTGGGATTTGGCTGGATCCAATGCTGGAGGGCAGGTTGTACGCATGGTGAAATATAATCTGGAAACCCCAAAATAATTACGCATCAACAACTCGCATTGAGGGTCTTAAGCTACTTAACTGTATTCATTAGCTGAATAGTTTTTTCCACCCTGCTCATAACCATATCTTTGCAAAATTTTAGGTCTAAGCTCACCGGACCACCTAACAATTTAATACCAGAAGAGGGTCTACCAATACTGCTAAGGAAAACTTGTGGGTCAAAGCTCCTAGGATTAGTTGAGGGCCAAAATACATCCGATTTGGTGATGTTGAGGTGAAGAACTCTACGGGCACTTTCAGATTGAATGATTTGCAGTGCACGAGAAACTTCCAAGGTGTCTCCAATGATGGTGCCGTCGtccaaaaatagaaaattaattatgatttttattaaactGAGGGTATATGTAAAATTCAACTTACAATTTGATTCTCAAAAATACAAAACGAATCATGTCACAATTCACGACGTAAATACGTTGCAAGTATATTTTTGGTAATAGTCAAATATTTTTAATCGTTTagaatataaattttttttacgtattttgttctttttctcaGCCAGCATTATCCCATCAAACACCATAAATTCCGGTTTGGGATTGATAGGCATATCCGATTATAATGGCGCAAGCCTTGATAAATCCCAATGATTTATTGACAatcaaaacataacaaaataaTCTTAAATATCATTCTGGCGTCATCATCAGTATTCTTATTTTTTGTGTTCTTGGTTGAATCTAGAGGTTAGAAACTTTGAATTCAATTATGTTATTAAGAGTCCTGAAGGCACAATTTAGTTAACTGATTATACTCGCAAATCACATATAGAAGATTCGAATTGTGGTCTAAGAAAATCGTAGAGCCTAAAAGTCAGAAAACAACTTTGTGTTAGTACCTCAATGCTTCAATTTTAGGTCAATTTTTACTTATGATCTCAAAAAGATTCTCTCCGTATGATCTCAAAAGATACTcaattagaagaaaaaatacTCTCCAAATAAACATTTGGGtcgtctaaaataaaattaaagaaaaaaaaagttcatttttctttcatttcacTGGAAACAATGGATTATCTAGTAGCAAACATGATTTAGAATGTTTACCCTCATAAATTTTCCCAAATTCCCAATTTGAGGGAGCTACATCATCAGACTGGATCATATTACCATCACTAATAGTAACTTGGAATGATAAAAAAATTTCCTACCAATTGCTCCCATGTTTGCCATTTTTGGCCCGAGTTTCTACTCATTGCTATCCAACTAGATGACTGCTGCTACGGTGAGACGACCGACCGAAAAAATTGACACAAAACTATTTGTACTCACAATTTAGTTCCGCCATAATGGCACGGAGTCGGACTTGTAAATTTGTAAAGCAAAAAGatatatcacttttcctgaaacggaatgaaagtatcatttttcttgaaacggaATGAAAGTAtgacttttcctgaaacggaatgaaagtatcacttttcctgaaacaagGTGAAactatcatttttcctgaaacggagtgAAAGTATCGTTTTTcctaaaatggagaattaattgatgcataaaccaaaatattgttgcataatgtattatgcatcctttgtggtggtttgcataatggctattcattgaattttcgaaaattgtgcctaaaatgaaaatatcacttttcctgaaacggagggagcacatcgttttattagttgcaacggaaaataaatgatgcataaaccaaaatgtaGCTACATAAAatattatgcatcttttgtggtggtttgcataatggttttgcattcaattttctaaaattgtactTAAAATGATAAACACTTccgaatttttcataaaaactctaaatttgatactgttatttgtactcattgtgtatatttttttataacctttccaaccagataaaatttgtaaaattccaaggcacggatttttatatactccctccgttcttttttaataggccagttttgtttttagtgaaatttaaggaaattaagagaactaatcattgaaagtggtcctcatgacacttgtcaataaaagaagtgaaatgaAATGATCCccgtgacacttgttagcaaaagaagtaaagtgaagtggtccacatgacacttgtcatcaaaataagttaagaaaaaagtggtcccaaaaaattaaataacatttgactttcccaattagaaaactgacctattttttgaaatttttatttatagaaactggtctattaaaaaagaacggaggaagtatgttatattaaagtttgttttcaattatacctttaaaaaataggatacataagaGCATCCATAGTGGGTgattaaacccaaatatttgggaAAATAACCAGACATAGTGGGACGTACTATCGATTAAAAACCGACCATCGACTAAATCCAAGACTATATTtgatctgggaccaagactaaaccaaGATTTAGTCGAGAGGTCATATAatccacgccccaccaccaggcggacgtatagtccacgtcccacatcaggcggacGTAAAATCCATGCCCCACAACAGGCgtgttttatacctccgccccatattatcttttttttattattattttttattttgtatgggCGTgcattatacctccgccccatttttttttcatatttggaATACGCCCCACACAAGGCGGACgcatagtccacgccccacaccaggcgaatgtATAGTGTACGctcgaccaaatttagtcttccacccgtagcgtcacacatcagactaaactcaaatttgatcgttctgtttggtctttgatctttggttttgatcgcaccattgtggatgctctaaggaATTTTAATAAGTGGACTAAAAAGGAGGGCAGTCGTGTCATTTCAAATGGGACACCAAATTTTGGTTACCAACACCAattccaatctttttgtgtcaaattGGAGAAAAAAAAGTCATGTCCCACATTGACACAAAGTCACCATATATAGAGTCCTCCCTCGGTTCGCTCGGTGGGCCTAATTACCATCTAACCCTTTAATTGACATTCCATGAACCTCACGCATACCACCTACATTAAACACTGTCACAAGAATAAAGTAAGGATTACCCGCTAGTTCAAACTTAATACCGCCTTGTTTGATGCAACTTATACGATGAAACTGAAACTGGAACAATTCCGGATTGGTCTTCAGCAATTTTGAAGAACATGGGTTGGCTTAAATCAAAATGATGATTAGGAGGCCTGCACCATCCTTCACCACCAGGCGGGAAAAAAATTGTGGCAGTGACTTGAACTGAAACATCAGGATGGCACCATTTGGAATTGACACACCTGACTTCGTAACATGCACCACAACTTAATCCATCGGTGAATAAACCGGTACTGAGGGCTGTGGTTTCTACGCCATAACCTTGTTGCATTAGGTCACCATAGCCACAAGCTCACCCTGAAGTGAcagaaatttaaaaataaaataaaaaaattgttagTTCAGGAACCATGCATCCATTTTAAACTTATTTACGCAATGCGAAATCTGCAACGAGAGAGATGATCTTTTGATAATGAaatcaacaaaacaaaaatatatgaaaacaaGCTCACCCGTAGTTCCACCACCCTGCGCATCACCGTAAAATGTAGCATGTGCTGCCTCCCATTCACCATCACCAGTCCCAAATGAGAAAAGCAAAGACCCAATCACTATTATGTAGAAAAAACCATCGAAAGAAGCCATTCTTGTTCATATTTTATGTTTGTTCTTTCCTTAATTTCATTTCTATTAAGTAACGTGTATATAGCATATGAGAAAAGGGTTTATATAAGATTGCATAACGCAACAAAGGATTAAAATCCATTAAGAGCATTTAATTAAAACAAATAATGCTTATTAGGCAGGTTGTGATTAATATTCCTATCTTGCAAGATCCTGTTGTTAAATTTTCTCTGCTCATTTAATGTATTTACATGTTGGTTTTATTTATGAGGGGAAAAACAAGCATACAGGTTTGTATAGTACGCATTTGAGCGCGTTAATAAATTTAAATGCACGCACATTCGCAAATTCGTAAATGGATTTGCGTTTTATTTGTATTGGTTACAGGTTACCATATATTTGTATTCAAATAAACATTGATAGTGAGTTGTGTGTTCTTTGCAATGATGTCAGGGAGTCGGCTAATCATATGTTCGTTCATTATAAGTATTCTTTTGAGATTTGGAGTTATTTCATCAAATCTTTTAAGATAGCTTGGCCTATTCCTAGTACTTTGATCCAACTTTTTGAAGCTTGGTCCAATAATATCTTACAAGGAAGAGGTAAGGATGTTTGGAAAATCTTACATCATGGGGTTTGTTGGATTTTGTGGAAGGAGAGGAATGAAAGAGTTTTTGGAGGCCGTCACAAaagtattcaagaaaatatcGATTTGGTTAAGCAATCGGTAGTCTTATGGTTTTGTGATAACAATACTTTCAAATTCATTGACCCAAGTTTAATTTGGAGTAATTGGGATACTCTAATGTATATGTAATCACATTATTTTAATCTTGGCTTGTTCCttgctttctctttctttttaatataaatatatatatatatattcaagtgCATGCACAACTATCACTTTTAGTTATAAGGACATTTGAAGGCCCGTATACGGTATATCCTTAACTCGAGTGGTGAATCCTGCTGGGAAATAACTCAATGGTCTTAAAATGGACCTTTGACATCGTGAAATGagctcaaaaccctaaattgtaAGCATTTTCAACCATGAAAAGACGGTCAAACTGATGTGGCATTCATGATGAACCCTCTCTCAATTTTTGTGTATGAAAGTTGatttcatgatgaagttataaatTAGTTAGGCCGCACAACTTTATCTCCATGTGTTTGCACctaaaacttcaaaaaaaaattggtgaagATTACTATTGTAGAATTCGAGAAATGGGCTCTGTTGAATAttacaatcaattttatttttagtgttttaatATAAGTAAACTTTTCAACATTGTCAAAAACTTGTTCTAATATTGGAGGACGTTTAGATATGTTCTCAAAAATAACTTTCCAGGTTCTAGAAaccgaaaaaaattaaaaataagttcCGCAATTTGAGATAAACTTCTTGACatgaaaaaattaattttttatgaATCAAACTTTAGTTACTTCTCGAGATTCAGAAGCACTTATACCTCGGGTATCCAAATATACTTCAAGGATTATAAGATGAAGAGCTTAACACTCGATCTCATTTAGAGTATGTTCGGATACCCATTCAGAAAATTTTATTGGAAAATGTACAAAACAGTCATAGTATTAGGACGTGATTTACAAAAACATCCTACTAttacaaactattaacaaaatgatcatacttACGTTAAAAAGAGAGTTAAGTGGTGACTCACAGTTAAATATGTTAATGAAATTACTTATGTGTCCTTCATATTTATCCATCCATACACaattttacttttgttttcattataattttttgacggtggtgctatttgtaggtggtggtggtgccgTTTACatatcgttacaccgcattcaggatCGTAAAACCGCATTAAGGTTCGTTACATCGCATTCAAgatcgttacaccgcattcacccAAAGGGTTCACCGCTTCCCCTTCGGGGTTTAGCAGAGATTTTTAagcttccaccaccatcaccagcgTTTCATCACCACCACTTAAACCAATTAGTTAACTAAGAAGGATAATTTAAGGAAATTTATTTTGAAAAAGATaacaccgttttattcaaaagtaTTAAATCAAATGGAAAAAGACTATTTTATAAGTTAATTATAAAAGTATTATCATTTGTGAccgaattacaaaaaaaaatagtataaCTATTCCGTAACTGGCCCAAATTTATTTTAAGGCGGTGTAAAATgatttttagaaattaaaaaaaaaaaaacactttttaCGGAACAAAATGTTTTCTTTCTGAGctgagaaattgatttctgattcACGTATATAAATATTGTATAtatactagagctggcaaacaagccaaaacccgcgggtttgcccggcccgacccgtgaaaaacccgcacccggctcggttggtgtctaaacaagccgggttagggttggagaaatgccggcttgtgcgtaaacgggttaacccgtcccggcccgtaaaTCCACAGGTACAACCCGTAAATCCGTCCATATTACCTTATTAATAAGTTTTATGTAATCCTGACCGTCAGATCATCTAGGTTTCATCTTATCCCTACGTTTAAGGTATAAATACACCAAAACGCTAGAAGACAATAATCATTTCCTTTCGTTTCTTCTTcccctttcttttctttctctccccACACCCTACTGTCTTCTCCTGCGGCTGCGCCTCCTCAccatctccatttttcttcttctgctttgGTTTTTTATTCTTCATCTCTGTATCTCCTACACATAGTTGGCACTTTAACTCCATGGTGATGATGATTTAAGGCAATAAATTGACAATTTTAAAACTAGGGTTTAGTAATATACTAATATTGGTTTTGCATGATTGATTGTGCGGATTAATTTGAGGAACTTGAACTTCTGTTTTATCAATTGTTGAATCAATTTCTGAATCTGggtcaatttttattttcttatttagatTTTGTATGTATCCTATTGCCTGATTCTATAGGGAACAGTAAGTAAGAAGCAATAATGGGTTTTGCTGCCCCTTGAAATGATGGGTTTTGTGGGAGTTTGAATGCTTGAATGATTGTCGAAGCATCACAGCTTTCTCATCTCTTTCACCACCAGATAAATCCATGTGAACGATATATGTATCGTATTTCGCCCACATAGATGTGAATAAGTGTAAGATAGTAATGAAGAAGAACCAAATGAGACACAATGAAGTTGAAGAACTAGGAGCAATAGCAGCAGCCATGGATGAAGAATGTAGTGAGAATGGTTGAAGTTTCAGCTCATATCTAGTGCTTATATAAGCACTGATCTACCAATCATTTTGTTCCTTTATTTGTGTTGTTGCTCAGAAGAAAACAAGTTTTCGCTTATCTTCTGTGACTTGGTATCTCATACTAATGTTGCCCAAAGCCGGAACACAGAAGATTGAGAATTAACGGACAATAGTTACTTctgtttttgtgttgatttttatCTCTGTTTCCCTCAATCTCTTTTTCAGGGTTCCGACTGATAAGCTATAATCTAGTGGATTTATCTGTTTTGGTGGTTTCGGTCATTCGCTGTTCTGGTAGTAAAGTCAGTCAAGACATATTGATACAACGGGTTCTGGTGGTTATACTTGAAGAGATAGAAGCCTGGAAGAACAATAAGAagaacttgatgatgatgattgtcaTGAGTCGTGATTAATGTGGGTTGTTTTGTGCAAGGTTAACTTAATTTATGTATCTTGTATTATTTTACGATTTTTATCCTTGTAATTtgatttttattcttgtaattTGACATAAATTgacgtaatttagttttaattttaattttaatcaaACAAACTGGATAACCCGCAAACCCGCAAGCTTTATCtgttacgggtgcgggttgaaaAAATGACCACccatgaagaatatcaacccgcaggttttagaccgtgttaacccgaacccgtataacccgtaacaagccaggcCCGGACCGCCCGCTTGCCGGCTCTAATATATACCTTCAAAAGCAAGGTTTTGTGAATTTAATTCCCAATTTTGCATGTGACATTTGTGTATTCTGTGGAAAAATAGAAATAGAAGAAGTTATCGAGACAGCAGACACCATAGACTTCATCAATTTTTGAAGTTCACAATTTGAAGTTTCTTCCCTTTTCACAAGCTAATCCTAACTTGAGATATCTCAATAGATATACGGACTTATCTTCATTTCGCTTTGGGTTCGATTACttgaaaaatatggaaaatgTGCAAGAAATTCAAATGAAACACTGCTAAATGTACAAGACAAAGAACAGGACTGTACTAAATTCAACAGACATGTCAAATAAGCACAAAATGCCCaatcaaaaaaccaaaaaaatcgtAGTGGAGATCGTCGATCAATCACTATCATTCATGGTCTTCCTCTGTCTTTTCGATGGAGAAtctgatgaagttacacaagagGATGGAGATGATTGAAGATCATCATCATTTTGATCATGAACAATCTCTTGATCATCAGTCTCATGAAATTTTATTTTAAGGGTAGTCTCTTCAAGATTATCAATAACTATTTCTTGATCGGAATCTCTAGTTGTCAAGTTGTTTTTCAATCTTTTGACATCGGATGATTTTACTGGTTTTACTAAGGATTCCTCTACTCCTTCTTCCAAACACCTAGTGATCCGAGGCAATACGTTTTCTGATGACATGATTACCACTGGGATTtctttgaatgtttttgatccctgttcatacaaaataaataaataaatcagatTCTTGTTTTTGaatgtaaacaaaaaaaaaacagaggaaAAAACAGaggaaatgaagaaaaggatatttacctttatctttttcatgagttcataTCCTGTCATTCCAGGCATCCAGTAATCAGTTATAGTCAAATTCACTTCTAGACCATCGAATCCAGCTGAGTTCTGATCATCTCCATCAAGTCCAGGGTATTGTAAAGCTCCTCTTCCACTATCCACAGTTGTTactgtcaaaaaaaaaagttcctATCAATATCAGTTTGGAAAAGAATGAGAAGATAACAAGATGAAAGAACAAAACCAACCAATCAATGAAATAATTACCTTTACAAGAAGAGATTTTGAGCAATCTTTCAATAACTTTACGATCAATAAGACTATCATCAATAGCAAGAACATGAAGTTCTTCACGAACAAAAACATCAGCAAAACCAGCCATTTGATGATGATTTACTAAACAGTCTTGATCAAATGAATACTCAAGAAACAGTGATTGAAGTTCGAGAGAAAATAATGTTGTTGTTGGAACTTGGGAATAAGAAGTGATCTGGTTGGGACTCCGGTCTTCTTGAATTTTGATATCTGTCTGTCTGACTCTGAAGGTT
Above is a genomic segment from Papaver somniferum cultivar HN1 chromosome 10, ASM357369v1, whole genome shotgun sequence containing:
- the LOC113315496 gene encoding two-component response regulator ARR5-like; amino-acid sequence: MAGFADVFVREELHVLAIDDSLIDRKVIERLLKISSCKVTTVDSGRGALQYPGLDGDDQNSAGFDGLEVNLTITDYWMPGMTGYELMKKIKGSKTFKEIPVVIMSSENVLPRITRCLEEGVEESLVKPVKSSDVKRLKNNLTTRDSDQEIVIDNLEETTLKIKFHETDDQEIVHDQNDDDLQSSPSSCVTSSDSPSKRQRKTMNDSD